In a genomic window of [Empedobacter] haloabium:
- a CDS encoding ABC transporter ATP-binding protein, protein MKLQLKDISLRVGAETHLYPLDLELVPGTINVLLGPTQAGKTTLMRVMAGLDRPSAGRILVDGKDVTGVSVRERKLAMVYQQFVNYPAMTVFDNIAAPLRLQRRPEAEVRERVTAMAEKLHIAHLLQRLPGALSGGQQQRCALARALVKKAPLVLLDEPLVNLDYKLREELRAELASLFADGATTVVYATTEPQEALLLGGQTVVMDAGRILQTGPTLDTYSRPISIRSAAIFNDPPMNVLDGRMEDGHTIRLDAGPLLRLAGAPLALGQGKPCKVGIRCHHVGLTPGADHVNRMDCTVDLSELSGSETYVHLRLGDAGIVAQVPGVHAVAIDSKVQAWVDPQELFIFDADGALLRSPREASHGAH, encoded by the coding sequence GTGAAGCTGCAGCTGAAAGACATCAGCTTGCGGGTCGGCGCCGAGACGCATCTGTATCCTCTGGACCTCGAACTGGTCCCTGGAACGATCAACGTCCTGCTCGGGCCCACGCAAGCTGGCAAGACTACCTTGATGCGCGTGATGGCGGGGCTGGACCGCCCCAGCGCCGGCCGCATCCTCGTCGATGGCAAGGACGTCACGGGCGTCAGTGTGCGCGAACGCAAGCTGGCGATGGTGTACCAGCAGTTCGTCAACTACCCCGCGATGACGGTGTTCGACAATATCGCCGCGCCGCTGCGCCTTCAGCGCCGCCCGGAGGCCGAGGTGCGCGAGCGCGTCACGGCGATGGCCGAAAAGCTGCACATCGCGCACCTGCTGCAGCGCCTGCCCGGCGCGCTGTCCGGCGGGCAGCAGCAGCGCTGCGCGCTGGCCCGCGCCCTCGTGAAGAAGGCGCCGCTGGTACTGCTGGACGAGCCCCTCGTCAACCTCGATTACAAGCTGCGCGAGGAACTGCGCGCGGAGCTGGCGTCGCTGTTTGCGGATGGCGCTACCACGGTCGTCTATGCCACCACCGAGCCGCAGGAAGCACTGCTGCTGGGCGGCCAGACCGTCGTCATGGACGCCGGCCGCATCCTGCAGACCGGTCCCACGCTGGACACCTACAGCCGCCCGATCTCGATCCGCTCCGCCGCGATCTTCAACGACCCGCCGATGAACGTGCTCGATGGCCGCATGGAAGACGGTCACACGATCCGCCTGGATGCCGGCCCGCTGCTGCGCCTCGCCGGCGCGCCGCTGGCGCTGGGGCAGGGCAAGCCCTGCAAGGTCGGCATCCGCTGCCACCACGTGGGGCTGACGCCCGGCGCCGATCACGTCAACCGGATGGACTGCACGGTCGACCTGTCCGAATTGAGCGGCTCGGAGACGTATGTCCACCTGCGCCTGGGCGATGCAGGCATCGTCGCGCAGGTGCCCGGCGTGCATGCGGTGGCGATCGACTCGAAGGTGCAGGCCTGGGTCGATCCGCAGGAATTGTTCATTTTCGACGCGGACGGCGCGCTGCTGCGTTCACCCCGGGAGGCCAGCCATGGCGCGCATTGA
- the glpD gene encoding glycerol-3-phosphate dehydrogenase → MAPYSAPAERLDCDLLVVGGGINGVGIARDAAGRGLRVVLCEQHDLAQHTSSASTKLIHGGLRYLEYREFKLVRKALQEREVLLRNAPHIMWPLRFVMPHDAAQRPAWMIRAGLFLYDHLAKREFLPGSEGIALAEHEAGEPLKGSYRRGFVYSDGWVDDARLVVLNALDASERGATILIRTTCRSARREGDGWRASLESEERGRIDVRARAVVNAAGPWAGKFAASSLSAGRGYGLRLIKGSHIIVPRLFEHPYAYIFQNPDKRIIFAIPYQDEFTLIGTTDLEYTGEPGKVTISQEEIDYLCEMANRYFNRQIGPQDVVGTYSGVRPLLDDNSSQASAITRDYLLECPDDLPPFLNIWGGKITTYRKLAEEALIILQRRLGTNAPDWTAKAPLPGGDLQLPGMLIVRYDFASFLRRFRGRHPWLPAKLAQRYARNYGSRAERMLGDAVSLADMGTELAPGVYSREVRYLMQVEWARSAEDVLWRRTKCGLHSKPADVERLQQWMEQQQGHRDDARAVNQK, encoded by the coding sequence ATGGCCCCATATTCCGCCCCCGCCGAACGCCTGGACTGCGACCTGCTGGTCGTCGGCGGCGGCATCAACGGCGTCGGCATCGCCCGTGACGCGGCTGGCCGTGGCCTACGCGTCGTGCTGTGCGAGCAGCACGACCTGGCGCAGCACACGTCGTCCGCCAGCACCAAGCTGATTCACGGCGGCCTGCGCTACCTGGAGTACCGCGAGTTCAAGCTGGTGCGCAAGGCGCTGCAGGAGCGCGAGGTCCTGCTGCGCAACGCGCCGCACATCATGTGGCCGCTGCGCTTCGTCATGCCGCATGATGCCGCGCAGCGCCCCGCCTGGATGATCCGGGCCGGCCTGTTCTTGTATGACCACCTGGCCAAGCGCGAGTTCCTGCCCGGGTCCGAAGGCATCGCGCTGGCCGAGCACGAGGCCGGCGAGCCGCTCAAGGGCAGCTACCGCAGGGGCTTCGTGTATTCCGACGGCTGGGTCGACGATGCGCGCCTCGTCGTGCTGAACGCGCTCGATGCCAGCGAACGTGGCGCCACGATCCTGATCCGCACCACGTGCCGTTCGGCGCGGCGCGAAGGGGACGGCTGGCGTGCCTCGCTCGAGAGCGAGGAGCGCGGTCGCATCGACGTGCGCGCGCGCGCCGTCGTCAACGCGGCCGGGCCGTGGGCCGGCAAGTTCGCGGCGTCGTCGCTGAGCGCGGGCCGCGGCTATGGCCTGCGGCTGATCAAGGGCAGCCATATCATCGTGCCGCGCCTGTTCGAGCACCCGTACGCCTACATCTTCCAGAACCCGGACAAGCGCATCATCTTCGCCATTCCGTACCAGGATGAATTCACGCTGATCGGCACCACTGACCTTGAATATACCGGCGAGCCGGGAAAGGTCACCATCAGCCAGGAGGAGATCGACTACCTGTGCGAGATGGCCAACCGCTATTTCAACCGCCAGATCGGACCGCAGGACGTGGTCGGCACCTATTCCGGCGTGCGTCCGCTCCTGGACGACAATTCCAGCCAGGCCTCCGCCATCACGCGCGACTACCTGCTCGAATGCCCGGACGACCTGCCGCCGTTCCTCAATATCTGGGGCGGCAAGATCACCACGTATCGCAAGCTGGCCGAGGAAGCACTGATCATCCTGCAGCGCCGCCTCGGCACCAATGCGCCCGATTGGACGGCCAAGGCGCCGCTGCCCGGTGGCGACTTGCAGCTGCCCGGCATGCTGATCGTGCGCTACGATTTCGCCAGCTTCCTGCGCCGCTTCCGCGGCCGCCATCCCTGGCTGCCGGCCAAGCTGGCGCAGCGCTACGCCCGCAATTACGGCAGCCGCGCCGAGCGCATGCTGGGCGACGCCGTCAGCCTGGCCGACATGGGCACCGAACTGGCGCCCGGCGTGTACAGCCGAGAGGTGCGCTATCTCATGCAGGTAGAATGGGCCCGCAGTGCCGAGGACGTGCTGTGGCGGCGCACCAAGTGCGGCCTGCACAGCAAGCCGGCGGACGTCGAGCGGCTGCAGCAGTGGATGGAACAGCAGCAAGGGCACCGGGACGATGCCCGCGCCGTGAATCAGAAGTGA
- a CDS encoding carbohydrate ABC transporter permease gives MSQSFVKNNRIPRAVMMVLYVAFTLVPLYWMLNTSLKTNEETLSVFTLWPHNLTWDNYKTIFTDPSWYGGYINSMIYVAMNTTFSLLVALPAAYGFSRYRFLGDKHMFFWLLTNRMTPPAVFLLPFFQLYSTVGLMDTHIAVALAHMLFNVPLAVWILEGFMSGISREIDETAYIDGYSFPRFFLQIFLPLIKAGVGVTAFFCFMFSWVELLLARTLTSVDAKPISAIMTRTVSAAGMDWGVLAAAGVLTLVPGMLVIWFVRNHIAKGFAMGRV, from the coding sequence ATGAGCCAGTCCTTCGTCAAGAACAACCGCATCCCGCGCGCCGTCATGATGGTGCTGTACGTGGCCTTCACGCTGGTGCCGCTGTACTGGATGCTCAACACGTCGCTCAAGACCAACGAGGAAACCCTGTCCGTCTTCACGCTGTGGCCGCACAACCTCACGTGGGACAACTACAAGACGATCTTCACCGATCCGTCCTGGTACGGCGGCTACATCAACTCGATGATCTACGTGGCGATGAACACCACGTTCTCGCTGCTGGTCGCGCTGCCGGCCGCCTACGGCTTCTCGCGCTACCGCTTCCTGGGCGACAAGCACATGTTCTTCTGGCTGCTGACGAATCGCATGACGCCGCCGGCCGTGTTCCTGCTGCCGTTCTTCCAGCTGTATTCGACGGTGGGCCTGATGGATACCCACATCGCCGTGGCACTGGCACACATGCTGTTCAACGTGCCGCTGGCCGTGTGGATCCTGGAAGGCTTCATGTCCGGCATCTCGCGCGAGATCGACGAGACGGCCTACATCGACGGCTACTCGTTCCCGCGCTTCTTCCTGCAGATCTTCCTGCCGCTGATCAAGGCCGGTGTCGGCGTGACCGCCTTCTTCTGCTTCATGTTCAGCTGGGTCGAGCTGCTGCTGGCGCGCACCCTGACGTCGGTGGATGCCAAGCCGATCAGCGCCATCATGACCCGTACCGTGTCGGCCGCCGGCATGGACTGGGGCGTGCTGGCCGCCGCCGGCGTGCTGACCCTGGTACCGGGCATGCTGGTGATCTGGTTCGTGCGCAATCATATTGCCAAAGGTTTCGCGATGGGGAGGGTGTGA
- a CDS encoding DeoR/GlpR family DNA-binding transcription regulator yields MTPRHRRLLDHIRQHGDTSVEELARILGVTTQTIRRDIRELEDERLLARYHGGVSIPSTVENIDYDQRRVMDSDAKRRIGQLAAAQVENDRSLIINIGTTTEEVSKALLRHRGLRVVTNNLNVASILSNCDDAEVIVAGGVVRKRDRGIVGEATIDFMRQFKVDIGIIGVSGIEADGTLLDYDYREVRVTQTIMEQSRQVWLVADHTKFGRHALVRLGSIAQVDKFFTDLPVPAEAAEAFEKAGVEVVVAGAEPAA; encoded by the coding sequence ATGACGCCACGCCACCGCCGCCTGCTCGACCACATCCGCCAGCACGGCGACACCTCCGTAGAAGAACTGGCCCGCATCCTGGGCGTGACGACCCAGACGATCCGGCGCGACATCCGCGAACTGGAAGACGAGCGCCTGCTGGCACGCTACCACGGTGGCGTCAGCATCCCATCGACGGTGGAGAACATCGACTACGACCAGCGCCGCGTGATGGACAGCGACGCCAAGCGCCGCATCGGCCAGCTGGCCGCCGCGCAGGTGGAGAACGACCGCTCGCTGATCATCAATATCGGCACCACGACCGAGGAAGTGTCGAAAGCGCTGCTGCGCCACCGCGGCCTGCGCGTGGTGACGAACAACCTGAACGTGGCGTCGATCTTGTCCAACTGCGACGACGCCGAAGTGATCGTCGCCGGCGGCGTCGTGCGCAAGCGCGACCGCGGTATCGTCGGCGAAGCCACCATCGACTTCATGCGGCAGTTCAAGGTCGATATCGGCATCATCGGGGTTTCCGGCATCGAGGCCGATGGCACGCTGCTCGATTACGACTACCGCGAGGTGCGTGTCACGCAGACGATCATGGAGCAGTCGCGCCAGGTTTGGCTGGTGGCCGATCACACCAAGTTCGGGCGGCATGCGCTGGTGCGGCTGGGGAGCATTGCGCAGGTGGATAAATTCTTTACGGATTTGCCGGTGCCGGCGGAGGCGGCGGAGGCTTTTGAGAAGGCTGGGGTGGAGGTGGTGGTGGCGGGGGCGGAGCCTGCTGCGTGA
- a CDS encoding ABC transporter ATP-binding protein yields MARIEFRNLGHAYGKNPQAPADFALQPMNMVWEDGGAYALLGPSGCGKSTLLNIISGLLVPSHGQVLFDGKDMTDVPTRGRNIAQVFQFPVLYDTMTVYDNLAFPLRNRKVPEAEVHKRVHEVAEILGMKDALKVRASGMSADAKQKISLGRGLVRKDVSAILFDEPLTVIDPHLKWQLRRQLKQIHQQLKLTLIYVTHDQVEALTFADEVVVMTNGKIVQKGAPDALFERPDHTFVGYFIGSPGMNFYPVRVDADDSAGIYIGNDRLAVDPARVAQLKRAQGNLAMGIRPEFVELAPAGAEGALEAEIRHVQQLGTCQLVTGTVAGHPLKGKLETSVPVQAGRHWLRLARPQTIFFCNDERIAQ; encoded by the coding sequence ATGGCGCGCATTGAGTTTCGTAACCTGGGCCATGCCTATGGCAAGAACCCGCAGGCGCCAGCGGACTTCGCGCTGCAGCCGATGAACATGGTGTGGGAAGACGGCGGCGCCTATGCGCTGCTGGGCCCTTCCGGCTGCGGCAAGTCCACCCTGCTGAACATCATCTCGGGCCTGTTGGTGCCGTCGCACGGCCAGGTCCTGTTCGACGGCAAGGACATGACGGACGTGCCCACGCGCGGCCGCAATATCGCCCAGGTGTTCCAGTTCCCGGTGCTGTACGACACGATGACGGTGTACGACAACCTCGCGTTCCCGCTGCGTAACCGCAAGGTGCCGGAGGCGGAAGTGCACAAGCGCGTGCACGAGGTGGCGGAAATCCTCGGCATGAAGGACGCGCTCAAGGTGCGCGCCAGCGGCATGTCGGCCGATGCCAAACAGAAGATCTCACTGGGCCGCGGCCTGGTGCGCAAGGACGTCTCGGCCATCCTGTTCGACGAGCCGCTGACGGTGATCGACCCGCACCTGAAATGGCAGCTGCGGCGCCAACTGAAACAGATTCACCAGCAGTTGAAGCTGACCTTGATCTACGTGACGCACGACCAGGTCGAGGCGCTGACGTTCGCCGACGAAGTGGTCGTCATGACGAACGGGAAGATCGTGCAGAAGGGCGCGCCGGACGCGCTGTTCGAGCGGCCCGACCACACCTTCGTCGGCTACTTCATCGGCAGCCCCGGCATGAACTTCTACCCGGTGCGGGTGGATGCCGACGACAGCGCCGGCATCTACATCGGCAACGACCGGCTGGCCGTCGATCCGGCCCGCGTGGCGCAGCTCAAACGCGCCCAGGGCAACCTGGCGATGGGCATCCGGCCCGAGTTCGTCGAGCTGGCGCCGGCCGGCGCCGAAGGCGCGCTGGAAGCGGAGATCCGCCACGTGCAGCAGCTGGGCACCTGCCAGCTGGTCACGGGCACCGTGGCCGGCCATCCGCTCAAGGGCAAGCTGGAGACGTCGGTTCCCGTGCAGGCCGGCCGCCACTGGCTGCGCCTGGCCCGGCCACAGACCATCTTCTTCTGCAACGACGAAAGGATCGCGCAGTGA
- a CDS encoding sugar ABC transporter permease: MNKPYNNKAWFFILPVFACVAFSAILPLMTVVNYSVQDIISPTQAVFVGLEWFREIMRDPELHAALARQMIYSLCVLLVQIPLGIALALAMPSKGWKSSLSLVVLSMPLLIPWNVVGTIWQIFGRTDIGLGGHGLQLLGIDYNYTSNTIDAWLTVLLMDVWHWTPLVALLAFAGLRSIPDAYYQAAQIDGASRWAVFRHIQLPKMRGVLMIAVLLRFMDSFMIYTEPFVLTGGGPGNSTTFLSQYLTQKAVGQFDLGPAAAFSLIYFLIILLFSFVLYNWMQKAGNTTNAESEHA, translated from the coding sequence GTGAACAAGCCCTATAACAACAAGGCCTGGTTCTTCATCCTGCCGGTGTTCGCCTGCGTCGCGTTTTCCGCGATCCTGCCGCTGATGACGGTGGTGAACTACTCCGTGCAGGACATTATCAGCCCCACCCAGGCCGTCTTCGTCGGCCTCGAATGGTTCCGCGAGATCATGCGCGACCCTGAGCTGCATGCCGCGCTGGCGCGCCAGATGATCTACTCGCTGTGCGTGCTGCTGGTGCAGATCCCGCTGGGGATCGCGCTGGCGCTGGCGATGCCGTCGAAAGGCTGGAAGTCTTCGCTGTCGCTGGTCGTGCTGTCGATGCCGCTCCTGATTCCCTGGAATGTGGTGGGTACGATCTGGCAGATCTTCGGCCGTACCGACATCGGCCTGGGCGGCCATGGCCTGCAGCTCCTGGGCATCGACTACAACTACACGTCCAACACCATCGACGCATGGCTGACCGTGCTCTTGATGGACGTGTGGCACTGGACGCCGCTGGTGGCGCTGCTGGCCTTTGCCGGCCTGCGCTCGATCCCGGACGCTTATTATCAAGCCGCGCAGATCGACGGCGCCAGCCGCTGGGCCGTGTTCCGCCACATCCAGCTGCCCAAGATGCGCGGCGTGCTGATGATCGCCGTGCTGCTGCGCTTCATGGACAGCTTCATGATCTATACGGAACCGTTCGTGCTGACCGGCGGCGGTCCCGGCAACTCCACCACCTTCCTCAGCCAGTACCTGACGCAGAAGGCGGTCGGCCAGTTCGACCTGGGCCCGGCGGCGGCGTTCTCGCTGATCTACTTCCTGATCATCCTGCTGTTCAGCTTCGTGCTGTACAACTGGATGCAGAAGGCCGGCAACACGACCAATGCGGAGAGCGAGCATGCCTAG
- a CDS encoding DUF2160 domain-containing protein, giving the protein MEWSFAWMAWTMPVAVFFACIVLMLVAMTVLELRWPTVERKGFLPMRTTRGDRLFIGLLTAAYVNLAWVGFTDLNQWIGAGLSFAALVLIMAKA; this is encoded by the coding sequence ATGGAATGGTCATTCGCATGGATGGCGTGGACGATGCCGGTCGCGGTATTCTTCGCTTGCATCGTGCTGATGCTGGTGGCGATGACGGTGCTGGAACTGCGCTGGCCCACCGTCGAACGCAAGGGCTTCCTGCCGATGCGCACGACGCGCGGCGACCGCCTGTTCATCGGGCTGCTGACGGCGGCCTACGTCAACCTGGCGTGGGTCGGCTTCACCGACCTGAATCAGTGGATCGGCGCGGGACTCAGCTTTGCCGCGCTGGTGCTCATCATGGCGAAAGCCTGA